A window of the Rhineura floridana isolate rRhiFlo1 chromosome 13, rRhiFlo1.hap2, whole genome shotgun sequence genome harbors these coding sequences:
- the COG4 gene encoding conserved oligomeric Golgi complex subunit 4 isoform X2, whose protein sequence is MAAPAAAPSLRGTDSAGGRPSPSSSSSGLSMEQIRALTELPDLEAVYSRLCGEEKAVEEELEMLLEQQGSIESKMAALHRMGPNLQLIEGDAKQLAGMITFTCNLAENVSHKVRQLDLAKNRLYQAIQRADDILDLKFCMDGVQTALRNEDYEQAAAHMHRYLSLDKSVIELSRQGREGSIIDANLKLLQEAEQRLKTIVTEKFDVATKQEDLPQVERFFKIFPLLGLHEEGLSRFSEYLCKQVANKAEDNLQLVMKTDMSDRRAAVIFADTLTLLFEGIARIVESHQPIVETYYGPGRLYTLIKHLQTECDRQVEKVVDKFIQQRDYHRQFQHVQSSMMRSSLVEKIEPRELDPILTEVTLMNARSELYLRFIRRRILSDFEVGDSVASEDVKQEHQKCLDKLLNNCFLSCAMQELIGYYITMEEYFMRETVNKAVAMDTCEKGQLTSSMVDDVFYIVKKCIGRALSSSSIDCLCAMINHSITELESDFREVLCNKLKMGFPATPFQDFQRGVTSAVSIMHSSLQQGKFDTKGIESTDEAKQSFLVTLNNVETCSENIMTLKKTLESDCAKLLSQGFGGGQAQPKLDSCLSDMAAMSNKFRDLLQEGLNELTNSAIKPQVKPWINLFLSVSHNIEEEEFSDYEANDPWVQQFILNLEQQMTEFKAGLSPGIYDSLTSLMTSLIAVELEKVVLKSTFSRLGGLQFDKELRSLIAYLTTVTTWTIRDKFARLSQMATILNLERVGRLLLSVGTGRR, encoded by the exons ATGGCGGCTCCAGCAGCGGCCCCGAGCCTGAGGGGAACGGACTCCGCCGGCGGCAGGCCTtcgccttcttcctcctcctccgggcTCTCTATGGAGCAGATCCGCGCCCTGACTGAGCTGCCGGACCTGGAGGCCGTCTACAGCCGCCTGTGCGGGGAGGAG aaagCAGTGGAGGAAGAGTTGGAGATGCTTCTGGAACAACAGGGCTCAATTGAGAGCAAGATGGCTGCCCTTCATCGCATGGG GCCTAACCTGCAGCTCATTGAGGGAGATGCTAAGCAGTTAGCAGGGATGATCACATTCACCTGCAATTTGGCTGAGAATGTTAGCCACAAAGTCCGACAGCTTGATCTTGCCAAG AACCGACTCTATCAGGCCATCCAGAGAGCAGATGACATTTTGGACTTGAAGTTCTGCATGGATGGAGTTCAGACAGCCTTGAGGAATGAAGATTATGAACAAGCAGCTGCTCATATGCATCGCTACCTTTCTTTGGACAAGTCGGTCATTGAGCTCAGCCGGCAGGGCCGTGAAG GCAGCATAATTGATGCCAACTTGAAGCTCCTGCAGGAGGCAGAGCAGCGCCTGAAGACAATTGTGACTGAGAAATTTGATGTTGCCACAAAGCAGGAAGACCTTCCCCAGGTTGAACGCTTTTTCAAGATATTTCCCTTGCTGGGCTTGCACGAAGAAGGACTAAGTCGCTTCTCTGAATACCTCTGCAAACAG GTCGCTAATAAAGCAGAGGACAACCTGCAGTTGGTGATGAAGACTGACATGAGTGACCGTCGAGCTGCAGTCATCTTTGCAGACACCCTGACTCTGCTGTTTGAAG GGATTGCACGTATTGTGGAGAGCCATCAACCCATTGTAGAAACCTACTATGGACCAGGCAGGCTTTATACGTTGATTAAGCACCTGCAGACAGAATGTGACCGACAGGTAGAGAAGGTTGTGGACAAGTTTATCCAACAGAGAGACTATCACAGACAG TTTCAGCATGTTCAGAGCAGCATGATGAGGAGTTCACTTGTGGAAAAGATTGAGCCAAG AGAACTTGACCCTATTTTAACAGAGGTCACCTTGATGAATGCACGGAGTGAACTGTATCTGAGATTCATTAGGAGGCGCATCCTCTCTGATTTTGAGGTGGGAGATTCCGTGGCCTCCGAGGATGTGAAGCAAG AACATCAGAAGTGCCTGGACAAACTGCTGAACAACTGCTTCCTGAGCTGTGCCATGCAGGAATTGATTGGCTACTATATTACCATGGAAGAGTATTTCATGAGAGAGACTGTCAACAAG GCTGTTGCTATGGACACATGTGAGAAGGGCCAGCTGACCTCCAGCATGGTGGACGACGTCTTCTATATCGTGAAGAAGTGCATCGGGAGGGCTCTGTCCAGCTCCAGCATCGACTGCCTGTGTGCAATGATCAACCATTCCATCACTGAGCTGGAGTCGGACTTCAG GGAGGTCTTATGCAACAAGCTCAAGATGGGTTTCCCCGCCACCCCCTTCCAGGACTTCCAGAGAGGTGTGACCAGTGCAGTGAGCATCATGCATAGCAGCCTTCAGCAGGGCAAGTTTGACACCAAGGGCATTGAAAGTACAGATGAGGCCAAACAGTCCTTTCTG GTGACATTAAATAATGTGGAGACCTGCAGTGAAAACATAATGACCCTCAAGAAGACGCTGGAG AGCGATTGTGCCAAGCTGCTTAGCCAGGGGTTTGGGGGTGGACAAGCACAGCCCAAGCTCGACAGCTGCCTTTCTGACATGGCTGCCATGTCCAACAAGTTTCGAGATCTGCTGCAG GAAGGGTTGAATGAGCTCACTAACTCAGCTATCAAGCCACAGGTGAAGCCCTGGATCAACCTCTTCCTGTCGGTCTCTCATAACATCGAGGAG GAAGAATTCAGTGACTATGAAGCCAATGACCCCTGGGTCCAGCAGTTCATTCTCAATCTGGAGCAGCAGATGACAGAGTTCAAG GCAGGCCTGTCACCAGGGATCTACGACAGCCTTACCAGCCTGATGACCAGTCTCATTGCTGTTGAACTGGAGAAAGTTGTGCTCAAGTCCACTTTCAGCAGG CTTGGTGGGCTGCAGTTTGACAAGGAGTTGCGTTCCCTGATTGCC
- the COG4 gene encoding conserved oligomeric Golgi complex subunit 4 isoform X1 → MAAPAAAPSLRGTDSAGGRPSPSSSSSGLSMEQIRALTELPDLEAVYSRLCGEEKAVEEELEMLLEQQGSIESKMAALHRMGPNLQLIEGDAKQLAGMITFTCNLAENVSHKVRQLDLAKNRLYQAIQRADDILDLKFCMDGVQTALRNEDYEQAAAHMHRYLSLDKSVIELSRQGREGSIIDANLKLLQEAEQRLKTIVTEKFDVATKQEDLPQVERFFKIFPLLGLHEEGLSRFSEYLCKQVANKAEDNLQLVMKTDMSDRRAAVIFADTLTLLFEGIARIVESHQPIVETYYGPGRLYTLIKHLQTECDRQVEKVVDKFIQQRDYHRQFQHVQSSMMRSSLVEKIEPRELDPILTEVTLMNARSELYLRFIRRRILSDFEVGDSVASEDVKQEHQKCLDKLLNNCFLSCAMQELIGYYITMEEYFMRETVNKAVAMDTCEKGQLTSSMVDDVFYIVKKCIGRALSSSSIDCLCAMINHSITELESDFREVLCNKLKMGFPATPFQDFQRGVTSAVSIMHSSLQQGKFDTKGIESTDEAKQSFLVTLNNVETCSENIMTLKKTLESDCAKLLSQGFGGGQAQPKLDSCLSDMAAMSNKFRDLLQEGLNELTNSAIKPQVKPWINLFLSVSHNIEEEEFSDYEANDPWVQQFILNLEQQMTEFKAGLSPGIYDSLTSLMTSLIAVELEKVVLKSTFSRLGGLQFDKELRSLIAYLTTVTTWTIRDKFARLSQMATILNLERVAEIMDYWGPNSGPLTWRLTPAEVRQVLALRMDFRSEDIKRLRL, encoded by the exons ATGGCGGCTCCAGCAGCGGCCCCGAGCCTGAGGGGAACGGACTCCGCCGGCGGCAGGCCTtcgccttcttcctcctcctccgggcTCTCTATGGAGCAGATCCGCGCCCTGACTGAGCTGCCGGACCTGGAGGCCGTCTACAGCCGCCTGTGCGGGGAGGAG aaagCAGTGGAGGAAGAGTTGGAGATGCTTCTGGAACAACAGGGCTCAATTGAGAGCAAGATGGCTGCCCTTCATCGCATGGG GCCTAACCTGCAGCTCATTGAGGGAGATGCTAAGCAGTTAGCAGGGATGATCACATTCACCTGCAATTTGGCTGAGAATGTTAGCCACAAAGTCCGACAGCTTGATCTTGCCAAG AACCGACTCTATCAGGCCATCCAGAGAGCAGATGACATTTTGGACTTGAAGTTCTGCATGGATGGAGTTCAGACAGCCTTGAGGAATGAAGATTATGAACAAGCAGCTGCTCATATGCATCGCTACCTTTCTTTGGACAAGTCGGTCATTGAGCTCAGCCGGCAGGGCCGTGAAG GCAGCATAATTGATGCCAACTTGAAGCTCCTGCAGGAGGCAGAGCAGCGCCTGAAGACAATTGTGACTGAGAAATTTGATGTTGCCACAAAGCAGGAAGACCTTCCCCAGGTTGAACGCTTTTTCAAGATATTTCCCTTGCTGGGCTTGCACGAAGAAGGACTAAGTCGCTTCTCTGAATACCTCTGCAAACAG GTCGCTAATAAAGCAGAGGACAACCTGCAGTTGGTGATGAAGACTGACATGAGTGACCGTCGAGCTGCAGTCATCTTTGCAGACACCCTGACTCTGCTGTTTGAAG GGATTGCACGTATTGTGGAGAGCCATCAACCCATTGTAGAAACCTACTATGGACCAGGCAGGCTTTATACGTTGATTAAGCACCTGCAGACAGAATGTGACCGACAGGTAGAGAAGGTTGTGGACAAGTTTATCCAACAGAGAGACTATCACAGACAG TTTCAGCATGTTCAGAGCAGCATGATGAGGAGTTCACTTGTGGAAAAGATTGAGCCAAG AGAACTTGACCCTATTTTAACAGAGGTCACCTTGATGAATGCACGGAGTGAACTGTATCTGAGATTCATTAGGAGGCGCATCCTCTCTGATTTTGAGGTGGGAGATTCCGTGGCCTCCGAGGATGTGAAGCAAG AACATCAGAAGTGCCTGGACAAACTGCTGAACAACTGCTTCCTGAGCTGTGCCATGCAGGAATTGATTGGCTACTATATTACCATGGAAGAGTATTTCATGAGAGAGACTGTCAACAAG GCTGTTGCTATGGACACATGTGAGAAGGGCCAGCTGACCTCCAGCATGGTGGACGACGTCTTCTATATCGTGAAGAAGTGCATCGGGAGGGCTCTGTCCAGCTCCAGCATCGACTGCCTGTGTGCAATGATCAACCATTCCATCACTGAGCTGGAGTCGGACTTCAG GGAGGTCTTATGCAACAAGCTCAAGATGGGTTTCCCCGCCACCCCCTTCCAGGACTTCCAGAGAGGTGTGACCAGTGCAGTGAGCATCATGCATAGCAGCCTTCAGCAGGGCAAGTTTGACACCAAGGGCATTGAAAGTACAGATGAGGCCAAACAGTCCTTTCTG GTGACATTAAATAATGTGGAGACCTGCAGTGAAAACATAATGACCCTCAAGAAGACGCTGGAG AGCGATTGTGCCAAGCTGCTTAGCCAGGGGTTTGGGGGTGGACAAGCACAGCCCAAGCTCGACAGCTGCCTTTCTGACATGGCTGCCATGTCCAACAAGTTTCGAGATCTGCTGCAG GAAGGGTTGAATGAGCTCACTAACTCAGCTATCAAGCCACAGGTGAAGCCCTGGATCAACCTCTTCCTGTCGGTCTCTCATAACATCGAGGAG GAAGAATTCAGTGACTATGAAGCCAATGACCCCTGGGTCCAGCAGTTCATTCTCAATCTGGAGCAGCAGATGACAGAGTTCAAG GCAGGCCTGTCACCAGGGATCTACGACAGCCTTACCAGCCTGATGACCAGTCTCATTGCTGTTGAACTGGAGAAAGTTGTGCTCAAGTCCACTTTCAGCAGG CTTGGTGGGCTGCAGTTTGACAAGGAGTTGCGTTCCCTGATTGCC
- the COG4 gene encoding conserved oligomeric Golgi complex subunit 4 isoform X3, whose translation MLLEQQGSIESKMAALHRMGPNLQLIEGDAKQLAGMITFTCNLAENVSHKVRQLDLAKNRLYQAIQRADDILDLKFCMDGVQTALRNEDYEQAAAHMHRYLSLDKSVIELSRQGREGSIIDANLKLLQEAEQRLKTIVTEKFDVATKQEDLPQVERFFKIFPLLGLHEEGLSRFSEYLCKQVANKAEDNLQLVMKTDMSDRRAAVIFADTLTLLFEGIARIVESHQPIVETYYGPGRLYTLIKHLQTECDRQVEKVVDKFIQQRDYHRQFQHVQSSMMRSSLVEKIEPRELDPILTEVTLMNARSELYLRFIRRRILSDFEVGDSVASEDVKQEHQKCLDKLLNNCFLSCAMQELIGYYITMEEYFMRETVNKAVAMDTCEKGQLTSSMVDDVFYIVKKCIGRALSSSSIDCLCAMINHSITELESDFREVLCNKLKMGFPATPFQDFQRGVTSAVSIMHSSLQQGKFDTKGIESTDEAKQSFLVTLNNVETCSENIMTLKKTLESDCAKLLSQGFGGGQAQPKLDSCLSDMAAMSNKFRDLLQEGLNELTNSAIKPQVKPWINLFLSVSHNIEEEEFSDYEANDPWVQQFILNLEQQMTEFKAGLSPGIYDSLTSLMTSLIAVELEKVVLKSTFSRLGGLQFDKELRSLIAYLTTVTTWTIRDKFARLSQMATILNLERVAEIMDYWGPNSGPLTWRLTPAEVRQVLALRMDFRSEDIKRLRL comes from the exons ATGCTTCTGGAACAACAGGGCTCAATTGAGAGCAAGATGGCTGCCCTTCATCGCATGGG GCCTAACCTGCAGCTCATTGAGGGAGATGCTAAGCAGTTAGCAGGGATGATCACATTCACCTGCAATTTGGCTGAGAATGTTAGCCACAAAGTCCGACAGCTTGATCTTGCCAAG AACCGACTCTATCAGGCCATCCAGAGAGCAGATGACATTTTGGACTTGAAGTTCTGCATGGATGGAGTTCAGACAGCCTTGAGGAATGAAGATTATGAACAAGCAGCTGCTCATATGCATCGCTACCTTTCTTTGGACAAGTCGGTCATTGAGCTCAGCCGGCAGGGCCGTGAAG GCAGCATAATTGATGCCAACTTGAAGCTCCTGCAGGAGGCAGAGCAGCGCCTGAAGACAATTGTGACTGAGAAATTTGATGTTGCCACAAAGCAGGAAGACCTTCCCCAGGTTGAACGCTTTTTCAAGATATTTCCCTTGCTGGGCTTGCACGAAGAAGGACTAAGTCGCTTCTCTGAATACCTCTGCAAACAG GTCGCTAATAAAGCAGAGGACAACCTGCAGTTGGTGATGAAGACTGACATGAGTGACCGTCGAGCTGCAGTCATCTTTGCAGACACCCTGACTCTGCTGTTTGAAG GGATTGCACGTATTGTGGAGAGCCATCAACCCATTGTAGAAACCTACTATGGACCAGGCAGGCTTTATACGTTGATTAAGCACCTGCAGACAGAATGTGACCGACAGGTAGAGAAGGTTGTGGACAAGTTTATCCAACAGAGAGACTATCACAGACAG TTTCAGCATGTTCAGAGCAGCATGATGAGGAGTTCACTTGTGGAAAAGATTGAGCCAAG AGAACTTGACCCTATTTTAACAGAGGTCACCTTGATGAATGCACGGAGTGAACTGTATCTGAGATTCATTAGGAGGCGCATCCTCTCTGATTTTGAGGTGGGAGATTCCGTGGCCTCCGAGGATGTGAAGCAAG AACATCAGAAGTGCCTGGACAAACTGCTGAACAACTGCTTCCTGAGCTGTGCCATGCAGGAATTGATTGGCTACTATATTACCATGGAAGAGTATTTCATGAGAGAGACTGTCAACAAG GCTGTTGCTATGGACACATGTGAGAAGGGCCAGCTGACCTCCAGCATGGTGGACGACGTCTTCTATATCGTGAAGAAGTGCATCGGGAGGGCTCTGTCCAGCTCCAGCATCGACTGCCTGTGTGCAATGATCAACCATTCCATCACTGAGCTGGAGTCGGACTTCAG GGAGGTCTTATGCAACAAGCTCAAGATGGGTTTCCCCGCCACCCCCTTCCAGGACTTCCAGAGAGGTGTGACCAGTGCAGTGAGCATCATGCATAGCAGCCTTCAGCAGGGCAAGTTTGACACCAAGGGCATTGAAAGTACAGATGAGGCCAAACAGTCCTTTCTG GTGACATTAAATAATGTGGAGACCTGCAGTGAAAACATAATGACCCTCAAGAAGACGCTGGAG AGCGATTGTGCCAAGCTGCTTAGCCAGGGGTTTGGGGGTGGACAAGCACAGCCCAAGCTCGACAGCTGCCTTTCTGACATGGCTGCCATGTCCAACAAGTTTCGAGATCTGCTGCAG GAAGGGTTGAATGAGCTCACTAACTCAGCTATCAAGCCACAGGTGAAGCCCTGGATCAACCTCTTCCTGTCGGTCTCTCATAACATCGAGGAG GAAGAATTCAGTGACTATGAAGCCAATGACCCCTGGGTCCAGCAGTTCATTCTCAATCTGGAGCAGCAGATGACAGAGTTCAAG GCAGGCCTGTCACCAGGGATCTACGACAGCCTTACCAGCCTGATGACCAGTCTCATTGCTGTTGAACTGGAGAAAGTTGTGCTCAAGTCCACTTTCAGCAGG CTTGGTGGGCTGCAGTTTGACAAGGAGTTGCGTTCCCTGATTGCC